In Streptococcus oralis, a single window of DNA contains:
- a CDS encoding zinc ABC transporter substrate-binding protein AdcA, giving the protein MKKLSLLLASLCALFLVACSNQKQADGKLNIVTTFYPVYEFTKQVAGDTANVELLIGAGTEPHEYEPSAKAVAKIQDADTFVYENENMETWVPKLLESLDKKKVKIIKATGDMLLLPGGEEEEEGHDHDGEGHHHDYDPHVWLSPARAIKLVEHIRDSLSADYPDKKETFEKNAAAYIEKLQALDKAYTDGLSQAKQKSFVTQHAAFNYLALDYGLKQVSISGLSPDAEPSAARLAELTEYIKKNKISYIYFEENASQALANTLSKETGVKLDVLNPLESLTEEATKAGEDYISVMEKNLKALKQTTDQEGPEIEPEKEENTKTVHNGYFEDADVKDRTLSDYVGNWQSVYPFLEDGTFDQVFDYKAKLTGKMTKDEYKAYYRKGYQTDVTKINITDNTMEFVQGGQSKKFTYKYVGKKILTYKKGNRGVRFLFEATDADAGQFKYVQFSDHNIAPVKAEHFHIFFGGTSQEALFEEMDNWPTYYPDNLSGQEIAQEMLAH; this is encoded by the coding sequence TGTTTTTAGTGGCTTGTTCCAATCAAAAACAGGCAGATGGGAAGCTAAATATCGTGACAACCTTTTACCCTGTCTACGAATTTACCAAGCAAGTCGCAGGAGATACTGCTAATGTAGAACTCCTCATCGGTGCTGGTACAGAACCTCATGAATACGAACCGTCTGCCAAGGCAGTTGCCAAAATCCAAGACGCAGATACCTTTGTCTATGAAAATGAAAATATGGAAACATGGGTTCCTAAATTGCTAGAATCCTTGGATAAGAAAAAGGTGAAAATCATCAAGGCGACAGGTGATATGCTCCTCTTGCCAGGTGGTGAGGAAGAAGAGGAAGGGCATGATCATGACGGTGAGGGTCACCATCACGACTACGATCCCCATGTTTGGCTTTCACCAGCACGCGCCATCAAACTGGTAGAGCATATCCGTGACAGCTTGTCAGCAGATTATCCTGATAAAAAAGAGACTTTTGAGAAGAATGCAGCTGCCTATATTGAAAAATTGCAAGCATTGGATAAGGCCTACACAGATGGCTTGTCTCAAGCCAAACAAAAGAGCTTTGTGACCCAGCACGCTGCCTTTAACTACCTTGCCTTGGACTACGGTCTCAAGCAAGTATCCATCTCAGGTCTCTCACCAGATGCAGAACCATCAGCAGCACGTTTGGCAGAATTGACCGAGTATATCAAGAAAAACAAGATTTCTTATATCTACTTTGAAGAAAATGCCTCACAAGCCCTCGCCAATACACTTTCAAAAGAAACAGGTGTCAAACTAGATGTGCTCAATCCGCTAGAAAGTCTGACAGAAGAAGCAACCAAGGCTGGTGAGGACTATATCTCCGTGATGGAGAAAAACCTCAAGGCTTTGAAACAAACAACGGACCAAGAAGGACCAGAAATCGAGCCAGAGAAGGAAGAAAACACCAAGACAGTTCACAATGGTTACTTTGAGGATGCAGATGTCAAAGATCGTACCTTGAGTGACTATGTTGGCAACTGGCAGTCGGTCTATCCTTTCCTTGAGGATGGAACTTTTGATCAAGTCTTTGACTACAAGGCTAAGTTGACTGGCAAGATGACCAAGGATGAGTACAAGGCCTACTATAGAAAAGGCTATCAGACAGATGTGACCAAAATCAACATCACGGACAACACTATGGAATTTGTTCAAGGTGGCCAAAGCAAGAAATTCACCTATAAGTATGTCGGCAAGAAAATCTTGACTTATAAGAAAGGCAATCGTGGCGTGCGCTTCCTCTTTGAAGCAACAGATGCGGACGCTGGACAGTTCAAGTACGTTCAGTTTAGTGACCACAATATCGCCCCAGTCAAGGCAGAACATTTCCATATCTTCTTTGGAGGTACTAGCCAAGAAGCCCTCTTTGAAGAGATGGATAACTGGCCAACCTACTACCCAGATAACCTATCTGGCCAAGAAATCGCCCAAGAAATGTTGGCGCATTGA
- a CDS encoding alpha-L-fucosidase, whose translation MTNIKPHGALPSQAQLVYLEDKLAAFIHFGPNTFYDQEWGSGQEDPKRFNPTKLDAREWVRVLKETGFKKLILVVKHHDGFVLYPTAHTDYSVKASPWRDGKGDLLLEVSQAATEFDMDMGVYLSPWDVHSPFYHVDREADYNAYYLAQLKEILSNPDYGNAGKFAEVWMDGARGEGAQQVNYEFENWFETIRDLQGDCLIFSTEGTSIRWIGNERGYAGNPLWQKVKPDQLGTEAELDYLQHGDPFGTLFSIGEADVSLRPGWFYHEDQDPKSLEELVEIYFHSVGRGTPLLLNIPPNQDGLFDEKDIQRLYEFAAYRDELYKEDLALGAKVSGPALSPDYACHHLTDGLEASSWASDAELPIQLELDLGALKTFDVIELREDLKLGQRIAAFHVQVELDGVWQEFGSGYTVGYKRLLRGSVVEAQKIRVTITEAQALPLLTKISLYKTPTLSKKEAVQQLEFSEKSLAVTKGENVHFTVKRIEFSSPLEAKISIQPGTGVHGVAYRDEIQVLTFQAGETEKRLTLPTLYFAGDKSLDFYLNLTVDGQLVDQLQVQVS comes from the coding sequence ATGACGAACATAAAACCACATGGAGCATTACCAAGTCAGGCCCAGCTAGTTTATTTAGAGGATAAACTAGCTGCCTTTATCCATTTTGGTCCCAATACCTTTTATGACCAAGAATGGGGAAGTGGGCAAGAGGATCCCAAGCGTTTTAACCCGACCAAGTTGGATGCGCGTGAATGGGTTCGAGTGCTTAAAGAAACGGGTTTTAAAAAGCTGATTTTGGTAGTTAAGCACCACGATGGTTTTGTGCTCTATCCGACAGCACATACAGATTATTCGGTCAAGGCTAGCCCTTGGAGGGATGGAAAGGGGGACTTGCTCCTTGAAGTTTCCCAGGCTGCAACTGAGTTTGACATGGATATGGGGGTTTATTTATCTCCTTGGGATGTCCATAGTCCCTTCTATCATGTGGACCGAGAAGCAGACTACAATGCCTATTATCTGGCTCAGTTGAAGGAAATCTTATCAAATCCTGACTATGGGAATGCTGGTAAGTTCGCTGAGGTTTGGATGGATGGTGCTCGAGGGGAAGGGGCCCAGCAGGTCAACTATGAGTTTGAGAATTGGTTTGAAACCATTCGTGACTTGCAGGGCGATTGTTTGATTTTCTCAACTGAAGGAACTAGTATTCGCTGGATTGGGAATGAACGAGGCTATGCAGGGAATCCCTTGTGGCAAAAGGTCAAGCCAGACCAGTTGGGGACAGAGGCGGAATTAGATTATCTACAGCACGGAGACCCCTTTGGGACGCTATTTTCAATCGGTGAGGCAGATGTTTCTCTTCGGCCGGGCTGGTTTTACCATGAGGATCAGGACCCCAAGTCTCTCGAGGAATTGGTCGAAATCTACTTTCACTCGGTGGGTCGGGGTACACCTCTCTTACTCAATATTCCGCCAAACCAAGATGGACTCTTTGACGAAAAGGATATCCAGCGTCTCTATGAATTTGCTGCCTACCGTGACGAGCTCTATAAAGAGGATTTGGCTTTGGGAGCCAAGGTATCTGGTCCTGCTCTATCACCAGACTATGCCTGTCATCATCTGACAGATGGGCTGGAGGCTAGTTCTTGGGCAAGTGATGCAGAGTTGCCAATCCAATTAGAGCTCGATTTAGGGGCACTTAAAACTTTTGATGTGATTGAGTTAAGAGAAGATTTGAAGTTGGGGCAACGCATCGCTGCTTTTCATGTTCAGGTAGAGTTGGATGGTGTCTGGCAGGAGTTTGGTTCTGGTTATACTGTTGGCTACAAACGTCTCTTACGAGGATCAGTCGTTGAGGCGCAGAAGATACGTGTGACCATTACAGAGGCACAGGCTTTGCCTTTGTTAACCAAGATTTCACTCTATAAAACACCTACCTTGTCGAAAAAAGAAGCTGTTCAGCAACTAGAGTTTTCAGAAAAAAGTCTGGCTGTGACCAAGGGAGAAAATGTCCACTTTACAGTGAAGCGCATAGAATTTAGCAGTCCTTTAGAAGCTAAGATTTCGATTCAACCAGGGACAGGTGTGCATGGTGTCGCCTATCGGGACGAGATTCAAGTCCTTACGTTTCAAGCTGGTGAGACTGAAAAAAGGCTAACGCTACCAACCTTGTATTTTGCAGGAGATAAAAGCTTAGATTTTTATCTGAATTTGACAGTAGATGGTCAGCTGGTTGACCAGCTTCAGGTCCAAGTTTCATAA
- a CDS encoding GH92 family glycosyl hydrolase produces the protein MKPLLETIDTRFGTASKHAFSRGNTLPYTGVPFGMNYFVPQTSDQEGAWFFEPHLPIFQGIRLTHQPSPWIGDYSWLLLTPVTGQLGGDSLFHRQSSYDIDKACFQPHYLKLFSLRYQIESQLTPTCYGASIRLEQKQGKALSLYLHAADELNVEQVDNRTLALRQEGKTETNKNPLILFTVLQINTDILAVSQEGEDWRIDLASSQAEIQLATSFISPSQALLNLSQKDFDSCKVNAKADWENLLHRFDVLETGEADRTFFDHCLYRIFLFPQTFYEVNESGQAIHMDLATGTVKPGVLFSNNGFWDTFRTTFPLFALVIPEHYHRFLEGFLNSYRDTGFLPKWLAPDERGMMPGTLLDGIIADSACKDMAPDLEEELLQAMLETASKSDPLGINGRHGLAQYQELGYLSTDHHESVSHTLDYAYSDFCIASCAEKLDQNDIAQTYKASSQNYKHLFDAETGYMRARDSQGNFRPDFSPYSWGRDYAECSAIQATLGVLHDIPGLIQLMGGKEAFSNYLLKACQDAPLFETTGYGYEIHEMSEMATAPFGQIAISNQPSFHIPYLFRYSDYPDYTALLIKTLRQKAFHPSWEAYPGDEDNGSLSAWYIWSALGFYPTCPGKPSYDLGIPLFDHLRIYLAKKNKWLDIHAEQNHSHFNFVKECRLDKTIVSSIQHQDLLKAEQLTFTLSWLPNHS, from the coding sequence ATGAAACCACTACTTGAAACCATTGATACCCGCTTTGGGACTGCTAGCAAGCATGCCTTTTCTCGGGGGAATACCCTGCCTTACACGGGCGTGCCTTTTGGGATGAATTATTTTGTGCCCCAGACCAGTGACCAGGAGGGAGCTTGGTTTTTCGAACCACATCTGCCCATCTTTCAAGGGATTCGATTGACCCACCAGCCCAGTCCTTGGATTGGCGACTATTCTTGGCTGCTTCTGACACCTGTCACCGGTCAACTGGGCGGAGATAGTCTCTTTCACCGCCAGTCTTCTTATGATATAGATAAAGCTTGCTTCCAGCCTCACTATTTGAAACTCTTTTCTCTGCGCTATCAGATTGAAAGCCAGCTTACTCCGACTTGCTACGGTGCTTCTATTCGTTTGGAGCAAAAGCAAGGTAAAGCCCTCTCCCTCTACCTTCACGCAGCAGATGAACTGAATGTAGAGCAAGTAGATAATCGAACTCTTGCCCTGCGACAAGAAGGTAAAACTGAGACCAACAAAAATCCACTGATACTGTTCACAGTCCTGCAAATAAATACGGATATTCTTGCTGTCAGCCAAGAAGGTGAAGACTGGCGAATTGACTTAGCAAGCAGTCAAGCAGAGATTCAACTAGCAACTTCTTTCATATCGCCTTCTCAAGCTCTGCTTAATCTATCTCAAAAGGACTTTGACAGCTGTAAAGTAAATGCGAAAGCGGACTGGGAAAATCTCCTCCATCGTTTTGATGTGCTAGAAACAGGAGAAGCTGACCGAACCTTCTTTGACCACTGCCTCTACAGAATCTTCCTCTTCCCGCAGACTTTTTATGAAGTGAACGAGTCAGGGCAAGCCATCCACATGGATCTGGCTACTGGTACTGTCAAGCCCGGCGTCCTCTTTAGCAACAATGGCTTCTGGGATACCTTCCGCACCACCTTCCCCCTCTTTGCGCTTGTCATACCGGAACACTATCACCGCTTTCTAGAAGGTTTCCTCAATAGCTACCGCGATACTGGTTTCCTGCCAAAATGGCTGGCCCCAGATGAACGTGGCATGATGCCTGGTACCCTGCTAGATGGCATTATCGCAGATAGCGCCTGCAAGGACATGGCCCCCGACCTAGAAGAAGAACTCCTCCAGGCTATGCTTGAAACAGCCAGCAAGTCCGACCCTCTCGGCATCAATGGCCGCCACGGACTAGCCCAATACCAAGAACTGGGCTACCTCTCTACCGACCACCACGAAAGTGTCAGTCACACCCTTGACTACGCCTATAGCGATTTTTGTATCGCCAGCTGTGCCGAAAAACTTGATCAGAATGACATCGCCCAGACTTATAAGGCTTCGTCACAAAATTACAAGCATCTATTTGACGCTGAGACAGGTTACATGCGTGCGCGAGACAGCCAAGGCAACTTCCGTCCTGACTTCTCCCCTTATAGTTGGGGACGCGACTACGCCGAATGCTCTGCCATTCAAGCGACTTTAGGCGTCCTCCACGACATCCCAGGCTTAATCCAGCTTATGGGTGGAAAAGAAGCCTTCAGCAATTATCTATTGAAAGCCTGTCAGGACGCTCCTCTCTTTGAAACCACCGGCTATGGTTACGAGATTCACGAGATGAGCGAGATGGCTACCGCTCCTTTTGGGCAAATCGCCATTTCCAACCAACCGAGCTTCCACATCCCTTATCTCTTTCGCTACAGCGACTACCCTGACTACACTGCTCTACTCATCAAAACCTTGCGTCAGAAAGCCTTTCACCCAAGCTGGGAAGCCTATCCTGGCGATGAGGACAATGGCAGTCTCTCTGCTTGGTATATCTGGTCAGCTCTTGGATTCTACCCGACCTGTCCAGGCAAACCAAGTTACGATCTCGGAATTCCTCTCTTTGACCATCTCCGTATCTACCTAGCTAAGAAAAATAAATGGCTGGATATCCATGCCGAGCAAAACCACAGCCATTTCAACTTTGTCAAAGAATGCCGATTGGACAAGACCATAGTATCTAGCATTCAACACCAAGACCTCTTGAAAGCTGAGCAACTAACCTTTACACTTAGCTGGTTGCCAAATCACTCATAA
- a CDS encoding glycoside hydrolase family 125 protein — MVYSKEIVREWLDEVAERAKDHPEWVDVFERCYTDTLDNTVEILEDGSTFVLTGDIPAMWLRDSTAQLRPYLHVAKRDALLRQTIAGLVKRQMTLVLKDPYANSFNIEENWKGHHETDHTDLNGWIWERKYEVDSLCYPLQLAYLLWKETGETSQFDETFVAATKEILHLWTVEQDHKNSPYRFVRDTDRKEDTLVNDGFGPDFAVTGMTWSAFRPSDDCCQYSYLIPSNMFVVVVLGYVQEIFAELDLADSESVIADAKRLQSEIQEGIENYAYTTNSKGEKIYAFEVDGLGNASIMDDPNVPSLLAAPYLGYCDIEDEVYQATRRTILSPENPYFYQGKYASGLGSSHTFYRYIWPIALSIQGLTTRDKAEKKFLLDQLVACDGGTGVMHESFHVDDPTLYSREWFSWANMMFCELVLDYLDIR, encoded by the coding sequence ATGGTTTATTCGAAAGAAATTGTTAGAGAATGGCTGGATGAAGTAGCAGAGCGGGCTAAGGACCATCCAGAGTGGGTAGATGTTTTCGAGCGTTGCTACACAGACACCTTGGACAATACGGTTGAAATCCTAGAAGATGGCTCAACTTTTGTATTGACAGGGGATATTCCTGCGATGTGGCTTCGGGATTCGACAGCCCAACTCAGACCCTATCTTCATGTGGCTAAAAGAGATGCCCTCCTGCGTCAGACCATTGCTGGTTTGGTCAAGCGTCAGATGACCTTGGTGCTCAAGGATCCTTATGCCAACTCTTTTAACATTGAGGAAAACTGGAAGGGACACCACGAGACCGATCACACAGACCTGAATGGTTGGATTTGGGAACGCAAGTATGAGGTGGACTCTCTTTGCTATCCTTTGCAGTTGGCTTATCTCCTCTGGAAAGAGACTGGTGAGACTAGTCAGTTTGATGAGACTTTTGTCGCAGCGACCAAGGAAATTCTTCATCTGTGGACGGTGGAACAAGACCACAAGAACTCTCCTTATCGTTTTGTTCGAGATACAGACCGCAAGGAAGATACTCTGGTAAATGATGGCTTTGGACCTGATTTTGCAGTGACTGGTATGACCTGGTCAGCCTTTCGCCCGAGTGATGACTGCTGCCAGTATAGCTACTTGATTCCGTCCAATATGTTTGTAGTAGTAGTCTTGGGTTATGTCCAAGAAATCTTTGCAGAACTAGACCTAGCTGATAGCGAGAGTGTCATTGCAGATGCTAAGCGTCTCCAGTCTGAAATCCAAGAAGGAATCGAAAACTACGCTTACACCACCAACAGCAAGGGTGAAAAGATTTACGCCTTTGAAGTGGATGGTTTAGGAAATGCCAGCATCATGGACGATCCAAATGTACCAAGTTTGCTGGCTGCGCCTTATCTGGGCTATTGCGACATTGAAGACGAAGTGTATCAAGCTACACGCCGCACTATTCTGAGCCCTGAAAATCCATATTTCTACCAAGGGAAATACGCTAGCGGTCTCGGAAGTTCTCATACCTTCTATCGCTATATCTGGCCCATTGCCCTTTCTATCCAAGGCTTGACAACAAGAGATAAGGCAGAGAAAAAATTCTTGCTCGATCAGCTGGTTGCTTGCGATGGTGGTACAGGTGTTATGCACGAAAGCTTCCACGTGGACGACCCAACGCTTTACTCTCGTGAATGGTTCTCTTGGGCCAACATGATGTTCTGTGAATTGGTCTTGGATTACCTGGATATTCGCTAA
- a CDS encoding alpha-mannosidase translates to MENVVVHIISHSHWDREWYLPFESHRMQLVELFDNLFDLFENDPEFKSFHLDGQTIVLDDYLEIRPENRDKVQGYIDQGKLKIGPFYILQDDYLISSEANVRNTLIGQAECAKWGKSTQIGYFPDTFGNMGQAPQILQKSGIHVAAFGRGVKPIGFDNQVLEDEQFTSQFSEMYWQGADGSRVLGILFANWYSNGNEIPVDKDEALAFWKQKLSDVRDYASTNQWLMMNGCDHQPVQRNLSEAIRVANELFPDVTFVHSSFDDYVHAVESALPEQLSTVTGELTSQETDGWYTLANTSSSRIYLKQAFQENSNLLEQVVEPLTVITGGHNHKDQLTYAWKVLLQNAPHDSICGCSVDEVHREMETRFAKVNQVGNFVKTNLLNEWKGKIATHEAQSDYLFTVINTGLHDKVDTVSTVIDVATCDFKELHPTEGYKKMAALTLPSYRVEDLEGHAVEAKIEDLGANFEYDLPKDKFRQARIARQVRVTVPVHLAPLSWTTFQLLEGEQEHRDGIYQNGVIDTPFVTVSVDENITVYDKTTHEAYEDVLRFEDRGDIGNEYIYFQPKGTEPIYAELKGCEVLENTARFAKILLKHELTIPVSADEKLDAEQRGIIEFMTREAGRSEELTILPLETEMTVFVDNPQIRFKTRFTNTAKDHRIRLLVKTHNTRPSNDSESIYEVVTRPNKPAASWENPENPQHQQAFVSLYDDEKGVTVANKGLHEYEILGDDTIAVTILRASGELGDWGYFPTPEAQCLREFEVEFALECHQAGERFSAFRRAKAFQTPFTSLQVAKQEGSVAATGSLLSHAALSLPQVCPTAFKVAENEEGYVLRYYNMSQENVRISEHQQTILDLLERPYPVHSGLLAPQEIRTELIKKEDI, encoded by the coding sequence ATGGAAAATGTTGTTGTACATATTATCTCACACAGTCACTGGGACCGTGAGTGGTACTTACCTTTTGAAAGCCACCGTATGCAGTTGGTGGAATTATTTGACAATCTTTTTGATCTTTTTGAAAATGACCCTGAGTTCAAGAGCTTCCACTTGGATGGACAAACCATTGTCCTAGATGACTACTTGGAAATTCGCCCTGAAAATCGCGACAAAGTCCAAGGTTACATCGACCAAGGCAAACTCAAAATTGGTCCCTTTTACATCTTGCAGGATGATTACTTGATTTCTAGCGAAGCCAATGTCCGCAACACCTTGATTGGTCAAGCAGAATGTGCAAAATGGGGCAAATCAACCCAGATTGGTTACTTCCCAGATACCTTTGGAAATATGGGACAAGCGCCTCAAATCCTTCAAAAATCAGGCATTCACGTGGCAGCCTTTGGTCGTGGTGTCAAGCCGATTGGATTTGACAACCAAGTCCTCGAAGATGAGCAGTTTACATCCCAGTTTTCAGAAATGTACTGGCAGGGCGCGGACGGAAGTCGTGTTCTCGGTATCCTCTTTGCCAACTGGTATAGTAATGGGAATGAAATCCCAGTTGATAAGGATGAGGCCCTGGCCTTCTGGAAACAAAAATTGTCAGACGTGCGTGACTATGCTTCGACCAATCAATGGTTGATGATGAACGGCTGTGACCACCAGCCTGTACAGCGAAATCTGAGTGAAGCCATTCGTGTGGCAAATGAACTCTTCCCAGATGTGACTTTTGTTCATAGTTCCTTTGATGACTATGTCCACGCAGTAGAAAGTGCTCTACCAGAGCAGTTATCAACGGTTACAGGTGAGTTGACAAGTCAGGAAACAGATGGTTGGTACACACTTGCCAACACTTCTTCATCACGCATTTACCTTAAACAAGCCTTCCAAGAAAATAGCAACCTCCTAGAACAAGTAGTGGAGCCATTGACTGTCATCACTGGTGGCCACAACCATAAGGACCAGTTGACCTATGCTTGGAAAGTCCTTCTACAAAATGCGCCACATGACAGTATCTGTGGCTGTAGTGTGGACGAGGTTCATCGTGAGATGGAAACACGTTTTGCTAAGGTTAACCAAGTTGGAAACTTCGTTAAGACCAATCTTCTCAACGAGTGGAAGGGCAAAATCGCAACTCATGAAGCCCAAAGCGACTATCTCTTTACCGTCATTAACACAGGCTTGCATGACAAGGTTGATACAGTCAGCACCGTGATTGATGTAGCGACTTGTGATTTCAAAGAATTGCACCCAACAGAAGGCTATAAGAAGATGGCAGCCTTGACCTTGCCAAGCTACCGTGTCGAAGACTTGGAAGGGCATGCTGTAGAAGCGAAAATCGAAGATCTGGGAGCTAATTTTGAGTATGATTTACCAAAAGACAAGTTCCGCCAGGCTCGTATCGCTCGTCAAGTGCGCGTGACAGTGCCTGTTCATCTAGCACCACTTTCCTGGACAACCTTCCAATTGCTCGAAGGAGAACAAGAACACCGTGACGGTATTTACCAAAATGGAGTGATTGATACGCCATTTGTAACGGTCAGTGTGGATGAAAATATCACAGTCTACGACAAGACAACTCATGAAGCTTATGAGGATGTTCTTCGTTTTGAAGACCGTGGTGACATCGGAAATGAGTACATCTATTTCCAACCAAAAGGAACAGAGCCTATCTACGCAGAACTCAAAGGCTGTGAAGTCTTGGAAAATACAGCTCGTTTTGCCAAGATCTTGCTCAAGCATGAATTGACAATTCCAGTAAGTGCAGACGAAAAACTGGATGCGGAACAAAGAGGAATCATCGAGTTTATGACGCGCGAAGCTGGTCGCTCAGAAGAATTGACAATTCTTCCTCTTGAAACAGAGATGACCGTCTTTGTTGATAATCCACAAATTCGTTTCAAGACTCGCTTTACTAACACAGCCAAGGACCACCGTATCCGTCTCTTGGTTAAGACTCATAACACACGTCCAAGCAATGACTCTGAAAGCATCTATGAGGTGGTGACACGACCAAACAAACCAGCTGCTTCTTGGGAAAATCCTGAAAATCCACAACACCAACAAGCCTTTGTCAGCCTTTATGATGATGAAAAAGGAGTGACGGTGGCCAATAAAGGACTGCACGAGTATGAAATCCTTGGCGACGATACCATTGCAGTGACCATCCTTCGTGCCTCAGGTGAGCTAGGTGACTGGGGTTACTTTCCGACACCAGAGGCTCAGTGCTTGCGTGAGTTTGAAGTCGAGTTTGCTCTTGAATGCCACCAAGCAGGGGAACGCTTCTCCGCTTTCCGTCGTGCCAAAGCCTTCCAAACACCATTCACTAGTCTTCAAGTTGCTAAACAAGAAGGAAGTGTGGCAGCGACTGGTAGCCTCTTGAGTCATGCGGCACTCAGCTTACCACAAGTTTGCCCAACAGCCTTTAAAGTGGCGGAAAATGAAGAAGGATATGTCCTCCGTTACTACAATATGAGTCAAGAAAATGTTCGCATATCAGAACACCAACAAACCATTTTGGACTTACTTGAGCGACCATATCCAGTTCATTCAGGACTATTAGCGCCACAAGAAATTCGCACAGAATTGATCAAAAAAGAAGACATTTAA
- a CDS encoding ROK family protein, whose amino-acid sequence MIIATIDIGGTGIKFASLTPDGKILDKTSTPTPETLEDLLAWLDQRLAEQDYSGIAMSVPGAVKQETGVIEGISAVPYIHGFSWYEALAHHKLSVHLENDANCVGLSELLAHPEIENAACVVIGTGIGGAMIINGKLHRGRHGLGGEFGYMTTIEPAEKLNNWSLLASTGNMVRYVIEKSGQTDWDGRKIYQEAAAGNALCQEAIERMNRNLAQGLLNIQYLIDTDVISLGGSISQNPDFIQGVKKAVDNFVETYEEYTVAPVIQACTYHADANLYGALVNWLQEENQW is encoded by the coding sequence ATGATCATTGCAACCATTGATATTGGAGGAACTGGGATTAAGTTTGCCAGTCTAACTCCTGATGGAAAAATACTAGATAAGACAAGTACTCCGACGCCAGAAACCCTAGAAGATTTACTGGCATGGCTAGACCAACGCTTGGCAGAACAAGATTATAGTGGGATCGCCATGAGCGTTCCAGGCGCGGTCAAACAAGAAACAGGTGTGATTGAGGGAATCAGTGCCGTGCCTTATATTCACGGTTTTTCTTGGTATGAAGCTCTTGCTCATCACAAGCTATCTGTCCATCTAGAAAATGATGCCAACTGTGTTGGACTTAGTGAACTGTTGGCTCACCCAGAGATTGAAAATGCAGCCTGTGTCGTGATTGGGACAGGAATTGGCGGAGCTATGATTATCAATGGCAAACTTCACCGTGGTCGCCACGGCTTAGGTGGTGAGTTTGGCTATATGACAACCATTGAACCAGCTGAAAAACTCAACAACTGGTCGCTACTAGCATCCACAGGAAACATGGTTCGCTACGTAATTGAAAAATCTGGTCAGACTGACTGGGATGGTCGCAAGATTTACCAAGAAGCTGCAGCAGGAAATGCTCTTTGTCAAGAAGCGATTGAGCGCATGAATCGTAATCTGGCTCAAGGTTTGCTCAATATTCAGTATCTCATCGACACGGATGTCATTAGCCTGGGTGGGTCTATCAGCCAAAATCCAGACTTCATCCAAGGTGTCAAGAAGGCTGTCGATAACTTTGTCGAAACCTACGAAGAATACACGGTCGCACCAGTTATCCAAGCTTGCACCTATCATGCAGATGCCAATCTCTATGGTGCCCTTGTCAACTGGCTACAGGAGGAAAATCAGTGGTAA